The sequence CTTTTCGTAGATATATACTAACAATCGCTCACAAACTATTTATATGTATAAAATTTCTACCAAGTTGCGACTATAAGGCGAACTGCATATGCGCAATGAGACACGAAGAGGACAATAAGGATGAAAGGGCCAATTGGCTCATGCATCTAACTACTActactgctgctactgctgctaccgctgctactgctgctaccgctactactactactactactacttaACTCTAGTTAAATTGTGCAGGAATTGCACAGAAAAGGAAACCTAACAAATTCTGGTTGTTCTTTCTAATGAGTAAGCGGTTTTAAGGATATTGCTTTATAACGAACTCTGGAAATATGTCATATCGCACACCATCTCGAAAAGGAACATTTGAAGATGTTCATAGTAGTCTATGGTGTGGTTAATGAACATATTTGAACATTAAGCGTCATTTCAACCGAGAACCCCTTCAGAGATAGGCACTCTTCCGGAATTCTGCATACCCCACCTTAAAGATCAGCTCTGCCTGAATTTCCTTGAAATAATATGGGAAATGTGTAATTTCTCGACTTGACTGAAGCAACGCCTTGTTGAGATTGACAGCAAAGAGCATCGGAGAACAGCAAACATCTAGAATCActcaaaatcaaaactaaaACTACTACAAGATATAATAAGCTTATTATATATTCAATACAAATACTTATGTAACACGTATCtgttttatcaaataacaaaGTTAAAGATCGTTAAATTTAACAaagtaaatttgaattcatgattttatgaattttctttcAACAACATGCATCAAACTTACGCGATCGCcttaaaacaatttgaaacaaaaacGTCATCATGAACCAACAATAGACGGGGTACTTGTTAATTCGAGTTCAGTTCTGCTAAAGCGTTTATCTCAAAATGagattatttgtatttttcgaCCTTTATATCGATGCAGCTATTTTTTAAGACCGCTTTCACCGTAAGAGTTTGTCCCGACGATACGTCGAGATCGTTTTTCTGCATAACCGCCGCGAGTTTCCAATGCGAGTTTTTATCCAACGTACTTATATTCACTTTATCGGCGAGTTCGAATTCGAACCAGTACAACACGGCAGTCACGTGACCGCATTCGCTGGTTTCGACGTTAAATACTTGTCGTTGTTCGAGGAACGATGGAATACAACCGCTGACCGACGGTTCGTTCAACATCAGATCGAACAGTTTAAACGGTTGAGACAGACGCACGTGTGGCAACGTGAACAGATCAATATCAACATGAGTCGTCatctgtaaataaatatatctctATTTAAATAAAGGTCCAGCTTAATCCAGATCAGTTGTAGGGGAGCCGTGTGAACCACGAAGGGGGGGTAAAATTTCCAAATTATTTATCTTCAGTTTTTCAACGCATTTCAAAGTACGTTTTAGATAAACGTCCATATTTTCAAGGTGTTTAAAATGGATTGGATCGGTACTTTCTTTACctgaaaatcattcatatattTGGCAATATCGAGACCTAGGACTCTGTCATCATTCACTACACCACTGTCTTCTTCCAGTTCAGCGCTACTGATCAACATTCCGTGTACAGTGACTACATTAGGCATCACAATTCCACCATTTCTTAAACATGTGATTCTGTAAAATTgaagaatatttcatacgataCAACAATTGATACAGAGTCCCACAATCGATgatatttcagtgttttttaTCCGATAGTTTCaacatttatctaaatctCGTCTTCAGAGAAACAATTGATTTTAGGTAAATCTCGAAACTGCCGAATAAGATAAACTCGATAGATGAAATATCATCGAAGTGAGATTATTCATTATCTTCATCTACTGAGAATTAACCCTAGTTGGTTAATaagcaaaacccacagtttataatttaacaatttattctgacagttttaaattttgaagttttcaaataaacttcatcatcagagaaatgaaaatgacataaaaatgattattgtGACATTATTTCTGTTTCTCTGATGTTGACGTTTAGTCAAAATGTCGAGACTGTCAGAATAAATCAGAGTCATCAACTGTTTGTATTGCTTATCAACTCTGAATACTGATATCAGTATCAGTCTCTAACTGTCACGGTGATTCGTCTAAGACTGGTATTGAATGTAAGCCATGACCTATCTCTGGAATAATCACCTCGCTAATGCGATATCTTCGAGAATTTGTTGTCTCAGGGCTCCGCATGGTTCCACTAAATCGGTCAACAACATCGTAGACGTTTCTTCAAATTCATCGAAATTACGATTTCCAAAAACGATCCGACTAGCCGCGATACCGTTAGCGGCGGCTATACTCAATACGAAAGCCTTCGATTCATCGGTATAATCCGTTATTAAAACATTGTTCACACCGATCATAATAGCCTGCAATCCTAATAACGACACACCTTGACACATGTCTATCATTGATAAATCACTAGTGTTCGATATTTTACTGTTCACTATTTTCTGAATAGCCTCGCAGTAAGCCTTATTACAGTAAATATCGTTcaaacatgaaatatcattcgGATCGAGAAGATAAACTTGTCGATCGGTAACATGTAAATCTGGCGGCTGGAAAAATGAACGATTCTCCGGTTTTCGGTACAATTCGATCAGTGCTGCGTTGTGATTGTCGTTTTCTTGACCATCAACGATTTGTGACGTTTGTGGTTGAGATGGAGTCATGTGACTCGTCTGCTGCGGAGATGGAGTCATGTGACTTGTCTGCTGCTGAGATGGAGTCATGTGACTTGTCTGCTGCTGAGAAGGAGTCATGTGACCTGTCTGCTGTTGAGAAGGATTCATGTGACTCATCTGCTGCCGAGACGAAGCGATGTGACTAGTCTGCTGTTGAGATGGAGTCATGTGACCTGTCTGCTGCTGAGACTGAGTCATGTGACTAGTCGGTGGCTGAGATGGAGTCATGTGACCTGTCTGTGGTTGAGAAGGAGTCATATGACTCATCTGCTGCTGAGACGGAGTCATGTGACTAGTCTGCTGCTGAGACGGAGTCATGTGACTAGTCTGCTGCTGAGACGGAGTCATGTGACTAGTCTGCTGCTGAGACGGAGTCATGTGACTAGTCTGCTGCTGAGACAGAGTCATGTGACTAGTCGGTGGCTGAGATGGAGTCATGTGACCTGTCTGCTGCTGAGACTGAGTCATGTGACTAGTCGGTGGTCCCGAGTAAACGATAGGAACGGTAAAATCAGAGACGAATGATAAATTAGCGATACCGTGAGTATGCTCTTCGATTGAAGCGGTGAAGTCTGCGTTTATTTCGTCTCCGATCGAGCGACAGAATTCGATCGCTCCGACATTTGTCACGTTTGAAGACGGTGATTCAATGTCTATTTCGACGTCATTAATCGATGGCGTTCTATCCGATATCGGTGATTCCGATGCGACTGCGTCGACTAAATTAACAATGTTTTTCATCGTCGGTATAAACGGACTACTGGAGCCAGTCGGAGTCGTGCCGGTCGGAGTCGCGTTGCAGCCGGTCTCTGGAGTTGCGGAGCCTGTTTTAAAACGAACGATATTGCGACAGAAGAATTCGAGGCAGCACGGCGAGCTGACACATTCAACTTCTAAAAGATCCCCGGTTCTAACTGAGAAATTCTCCCGTTTATCTGAAACAAAGAGATTTCCGTAAATCATTAAATCTGGCGTTAAAATGAATTaggtgttataaataatggtataTCTACTGAATTTGGGTTGGATTGAGCTAAATTGTTCTCTGAAAAGTGTTGACGTTAGATGAGCAGTGGCATTGAAATGGATGGAAGCGTCATAACGGACTTAGAGTGTAAATCTTACTCGAAGTTCTGAGATGTTTCTGTTGAACCGGATATATCGCTTGTTGCCAACACGTGTTACTCTCCGGTGCTGTACAGATCATCGTCACATCATCCAACTCCAGGTCAAACCACATGGCAAACGCATCCACTTTCCCCGAACAGATCATCGTCATATTCAGATTAAAGGTTCGACCGTTCATGTAATCAGATATTGCCTacaaatatgtatatactaTGTATTCAGAGCTGGAGTCAGATCGAAACTAAATCTGCTTCATTCTGTTGTTGATGAATTACCTGCGGACTATTGAAGTCTATTTCACAAACAGCGTTTACAGCTGACAATCGCTTGTATCCATTTCGAAGTTGTTCTAGTTTCTCGCAAGAATACGGTTCATAGTTATCACCCATTACGAAAGTATTACTGGTGGTTGTGACTGATGAGAGATCTAAATGCCTCATAGCCGGATATACTAGTCTAACAAGAAAATTGATTACtgtatgaatgaaatattccaGGCTTTGGAAAAAGAAGTGCAGAATACTTTAGGACAAGTTTAAATGCAGCAATAGATTATGGAAAACGTAGTTCAAAGAAATCTCCAAAAGTTTCTGCCTAGCTTAATGTCACCCTCAATAGTTATCATAGCTAAGATTTaaaatggtaacgttttataaggcgtcaaaaataCATTCAACCGAAGTGATATCTGTATGAGTTACCTGTGTTGTGTTCTTATATCCTCACTTTCAATAGCACAAACATAGACAATAGCCGAGGATGGGATAACACGACCTCCGCCCCAAGACGTAAACCAGCCCGGCGACAGTAATAATTCCTTCCAAGCGTGGTTTAGCGTCGGTAATATCTGTTCGCCCAGTAAACCAGCATCTACAATCTCTGTCACCACTAACTTAGCCCTGAAATAATCACCAGcataaattaactaattaatcAACGAATACAGACTCATAATCAAGTCGTTCTATAATTACCTATCAGGGATGTCTTTGCCGATTTCTAGTTGAGTTGATTTTTTATGTATTAACGATATTTTATCCGACATTCCGTTCGCGCTAATGATATCACAAGATAGTTCATACATAGCTTTAGACACCTCACAGGCATAGACTGAATCTCCACCAGCCTGTACAGCATACATACTACAAACAGTATAATTGAGGGTTATATTCATATCtttatcattcatttaatATATGAGACACTAAATGACACCAAAATTGAAACAATAGAAAAGTTGTATAAGAATTCACTGTCTACCCCGCAGTAAGGGTATCCGATGCTATTTAGCCACAATTTACAATGAAGGATAATAGCACCAGTCAAACAGTCTTGGCACCTGCTATATGATTTACTAGGTCTTTCCACATAAAAATCCTATTAACCAATCTTGAAGGGACGGTTCACTAAGTGTGTacacaaaattttcaaattctccccgGGAACCAAATTCTAATTACACATCGGGAGGGGCTATTTACttttaaaatacaaattatctTATGTTTATGAAAAATAACGATACACTAGACACAATTATATCGACGAATTATAGGCCTAGAAAGTGTTGTGGCACAAACCTGAGTAATCCGGTTCCTGATCCGATATCTAATATAGACGTATAGCCCTTTTTAACGGCTCGTTCTATAGCGTTCTGATAGGCTTCGTTACGTTTGCGATCGTTTAACATTCGAAAGTGCCATCGTTCGACCAAATGACCGCAGATATTCTCCAGATTCTCCCGAGCCCCGAGGTATTCCGGATCGATTCTCAAAGCTTTACGAAAACAGCTGGCAGCTTCGTCGACGTACCCTAAACTGATgaacaaaaacagaaaattgaATCATAACAATTGACGAGTCCGTGGTTTTAACAATCGTATAAAATCCCACGCAAacaatcaaatataaaatctaaaaagtttcCTTAGTAGTCGATTCAACATATATGGATATATTGGTCCTATAAAACATCTTCATCAATACTTTTGTCAcaatgaagatgactattcAGATATAATCAAAAGTTGAATATAAACTGCTAAAGCTcttaaacaaatcatttcagaCTCAATTTTTCATTGTAAGCATGTGATTCCATATGAGAAATTGAATGCATTCATGATAGATATACACAAATTAGGATAAGTAAGGGCATACACTGACCCCGCACAAGTAGTGAAAGGTTATCGTTGGTGGTTAACTTTTCTAGTGGGAAAGGCTTTGTGAAATATCCGGTGGTGAAACTAAACCCCCTAGTGTGAGCTATAGGGCACTAACTTACCGAAATAGTTGTGAACCCATACTGTTAAGCATTGGCTCGCAGTCAGGGAACGCGTCACACGCCTGTCCATAACAGTTAAAAACATCTTCCATTCGACCTTGTTCTTCTAGCTCTTTACACCATTCTTGAAATACTATCGCAAATTTCGTTTTTACATCATCTGAAAGAAGTATTTCAACAACTTCATTTCCGAATGGTAACTtagaataatgataaaaataataaaacatgtaaaaataataattgcaATTTAGGTTTCACATTGCGAACTTGTAACACCGTTCATCACCAGACAACAGGACAAAGTTATGTGAACAGTTATTTATAACTTTCAAACTCGTCACATTTTGTACATAGTCGGAAACTGAAaagtttcgttttttttcgaatCTTCCACAGTTTTTCATCAAGGGTTTGACATTACAATCTTGTCCTCTTTATTAGTGACACATCGCAAATTTTCATACCTTCAACTCCAATTACATTCAACaattagaaaacaaaataagatgaaatttgaatacgaATAAGAATACCTTTAATATCTGGAGTTAGTTTTAGCGCTAACAGCATGTGAGCGAAAGCTCGACCAAAGTTTTCCTTTTGAAGACAAACATCAGCAGCAGCTATAGACCTTCTAGCCATGTAAGAATGACGATCTGTGGATTGCTGTTCAGTAGAACTGCACTGCTGCTGTTCTACAGCTGCCATCCTACCGACGAGGAGAAGTCACTACTGCCGTCGTACAACCAGAATTAGGGAACCTGAGAAATGAGATAGgcctataatgaataatctttCCTCACGCTCAATAGATGAAAGAGATGTTGGTAAAAGCTAGCAGCAAGCCTAATCCCTTCACAAATAATTATCATGTTGTTACAAATTTATTAGGCCCTACCTGCGGGGTTAAAATGTGAAAGTAAAAATAGACCACCGCCGTGAATTGAGCACTGGATTCGGTATCACTCGatgcaaatttatttcattacttgattcaaatttattataaattttatagTGGTTTTTAATGTGTATTTTTTGCACTGTTAttgaataaaaagatattttacgttaaaataaaattgtgAGATTTAGgtctgtctgcagagtttccagaacCGGTCATGTCAGGGCCcaagacctgacatgacaggtggGACCTCAGGTGACAGCTCGGTTGATtcgctaaaatgaaaatcgttaTGACTGAACCGATGATAGGCGATTAGAAGACAAGATAGGCGCGGATTTAGAACACATGATAGCCGATGAGAACACAAAGGACATCGTAGTGCTTTCtgaatatattattcaaaaacagGCGGTGCAACCAGGATAATCTAAGCTCATCTTGCTTTTGGCATCTTCATGTGTTATTCACACTTTTGAAAGTTTTACCGTTGAATTACAGACTCCCCTCTCCATCTCCTCTGACTCCCCtattgaattcatcagaaTGCGTCacttattttatatcattttatatcaTATCCATCAAAGAAGGCCTCAGGCAGCCACATTAATCAATCTATTTGTCGTTGGAACTGCTTTTTGTTCAGAAGAACATttcacccagcactggcagtgggttgtctccaccagtgatctccgtcgctctaaCGATCCAACcaactgtggtacatcagagaCACTAAGATTCTTGGTGAAAAGAATATGCGCCTTCACGTTATTCTGCCGTGCTTCACAAGACGTGCGCGCCACAAGACTCGCTGCGATGTAATCTGTGCGTGTACTGTATATGAAAAGCGTGCCTCGTGTGGTGGCCTAGTTAAAAACTTTCCAGGATCTCATTGTTGTATAGGCCTTTTTATGAACCagcaaaatcgaaatagattAGCTATTTAGATTATATAGCCGATTAGTGTCAATTAGCATAACCGGGtatgttggttgataaaaacgccaggtagaaattattcaattatggcCTACTCAGCAGCGACTTCTACCGAGAACATCATATCGGTTGGATTAGATAATCGGCATACTTGCTCGCCGAGCGAGTATGCTGAGTATGCTAATCGATTATGATAAccaatgttcataaaaatgacggattatgacataatccatgctcataaaaacgttttgcatACTCGAATATACTAATCGAGTGTTCATAAAAAGGCCTCAATcgttgaaattcgacagagaaatcggccctgaaaaattAAACGGATTAgaacctgaaaaatagaatgGATTAATAAACAcggaacagtacaggacagcacggagacgaacagtaacacataaaacataaagacgtcgttcctcaggaagcaggaacaggagcaggagcgcagcgaaaatcgccaggaggagaatccacggaagcatgttcacagtgtgagTAAGCTGAGGTGAATGGTCTATGCTTGTGTACACCGTGGTCAGCCGGTGACGTATTCAATAGCgcgtataaatgatatcaacaactctgaaaaGCCGCAATTGTGTCTCTATTGTTGAACGGATTTACATTGAGAGCTTATAGAAGTTGAATGAAAAGGTTCTACTGCCGGGTTGAATACGCGCCAGTAGCCAGCTGAACAATATCGTGGAACTGTAATAAGgccataaaaataaatttctaaccatggatatagttaatcttaataaaacaataattttgaagcgagacctcgcacggcagctcgcgcaaTTTTGCAGAATTTCTCgcgacctgtggtgacaggtctgcatttaaaactgataaaaaatagaaaaaaaaacttcttgCTTTAAATTTTGCTTAACGTAAATTGATgagttgatttaaaatcagtctCAATAAAATCAGTCTCTATGTTGCATTCGGCTCTTTGACATATAcatcataaaaacaatgaatataaatagtgGGACTTCAGGACAGTGAGGAGTGATGCCGGCGAACTGTGATAGTGaacagatatttttcagtgtcttattgcggaaacgaaatatcaagacCTCGATTCATCTAGCGAAAATATTCTCTTACTTctacattaattaattcatctaaaaaattaggaatcattttcgatatttacgacgggtcagaatattcattcaactcaAAATGTTCTTCCATTCGTCTGGCACATGCCTAGATATTTCGCCGTTTCGTCAAATATTGTTGTGAGTTTGGGTTTTTTTTgggacctgacatgacaggtaagacctgtcatgtcaggtcttgagagctgacatgacaggttcaGAGTTTCCCAGTTTCCGCTCATCATTCAAAAAAAGTGTTTCGTTCTCTGTGTAAATATGACGGTTTTCTTAGGTAATCGTACGACAGATCAGTATTGTAGGATTCTGATGAATGGTGTTAGTTTAGATGGACCGGTTTCGAAATTCAGAAAAACTGCCGCTGATACTGTGAATCTACCAGTAGAGAAAATAGGTaagcaaataaattcaaatatatattttattatcaccACCAGTACCGATCATCGTATATCGGCATAAAATACAGTGTGATGTAGGTGTAACTCGGGCACTTGTGTAGCTCACACTTGCTTGAATTTCAATTATCGGTAATATCTGCTAGGCCTATTTCAGAGTTGATATATTGTGGACGAGCGTTGAAGGACGCAGCGACTTTAGAATCGTACGGAATCAAGGAAGGTGTGACGATTCATGCTTTGAAAAAACAAGATATCGTTACGCAGGAACCTGTAGGTGAGTTATTTAAGcttgaaattaaaaaagcaTGTGTAACGAATAGGCCTAATGCAACGATGATGGTATTTCATCGAAACACTGATAGttttgtgatttatctaaatcctAATGAATCTTTAGACGAGtatcttaaccctttcagtgctgactcattaataccctatagtgctagagaaaattctaaaaaattccaccctagtgtgttgaacaatgggaataccactatagtgtgtctacaccgcagtgcggtgtatcgttagttactagtatttcactatgcttgacacttgctgccatttttcaatagagataattacaaattactaattacatcaatacaccgcagtgcggtgtactagcaaaatccattactgatttatacaccgcactgcggtgtagacgcactgaaagggttaagctgTTGCAAACCAAAACGGCAGTTGTAGAGACTTGTACATAGTTTGGTATTCGGACTAATCTAATTCTCAACTTCAGAGAAACAGTGAAActgtattcattttcatcacgCCTTATAGAAATATCTGTTTCATCAATGTGTTTGTAAAATATGCAATCATCATGAAACTTAACCACTGATGTCGGTTTACTGACTGATGTTGGATGTCATTGTGCCTCACACTGAACTGAATTGAACTGAAGAGATGGgttttttttcgatatttttaggTAAAATGAGCGATGATGAAATCAAGCAAACAGTTGTAGCTCTGCGGCAGGCTATCATGTTACATCCCGGTGA is a genomic window of Tubulanus polymorphus chromosome 5, tnTubPoly1.2, whole genome shotgun sequence containing:
- the LOC141905875 gene encoding protein arginine N-methyltransferase 9-like, with amino-acid sequence MAAVEQQQCSSTEQQSTDRHSYMARRSIAAADVCLQKENFGRAFAHMLLALKLTPDIKDDVKTKFAIVFQEWCKELEEQGRMEDVFNCYGQACDAFPDCEPMLNSMGSQLFRLGYVDEAASCFRKALRIDPEYLGARENLENICGHLVERWHFRMLNDRKRNEAYQNAIERAVKKGYTSILDIGSGTGLLSMYAVQAGGDSVYACEVSKAMYELSCDIISANGMSDKISLIHKKSTQLEIGKDIPDRAKLVVTEIVDAGLLGEQILPTLNHAWKELLLSPGWFTSWGGGRVIPSSAIVYVCAIESEDIRTQHRLVYPAMRHLDLSSVTTTSNTFVMGDNYEPYSCEKLEQLRNGYKRLSAVNAVCEIDFNSPQAISDYMNGRTFNLNMTMICSGKVDAFAMWFDLELDDVTMICTAPESNTCWQQAIYPVQQKHLRTSNKRENFSVRTGDLLEVECVSSPCCLEFFCRNIVRFKTGSATPETGCNATPTGTTPTGSSSPFIPTMKNIVNLVDAVASESPISDRTPSINDVEIDIESPSSNVTNVGAIEFCRSIGDEINADFTASIEEHTHGIANLSFVSDFTVPIVYSGPPTSHMTQSQQQTGHMTPSQPPTSHMTLSQQQTSHMTPSQQQTSHMTPSQQQTSHMTPSQQQTSHMTPSQQQMSHMTPSQPQTGHMTPSQPPTSHMTQSQQQTGHMTPSQQQTSHIASSRQQMSHMNPSQQQTGHMTPSQQQTSHMTPSQQQTSHMTPSPQQTSHMTPSQPQTSQIVDGQENDNHNAALIELYRKPENRSFFQPPDLHVTDRQVYLLDPNDISCLNDIYCNKAYCEAIQKIVNSKISNTSDLSMIDMCQGVSLLGLQAIMIGVNNVLITDYTDESKAFVLSIAAANGIAASRIVFGNRNFDEFEETSTMLLTDLVEPCGALRQQILEDIALARITCLRNGGIVMPNVVTVHGMLISSAELEEDSGVVNDDRVLGLDIAKYMNDFQMTTHVDIDLFTLPHVRLSQPFKLFDLMLNEPSVSGCIPSFLEQRQVFNVETSECGHVTAVLYWFEFELADKVNISTLDKNSHWKLAAVMQKNDLDVSSGQTLTVKAVLKNSCIDIKVEKYK